From one Catellatospora sp. IY07-71 genomic stretch:
- a CDS encoding DUF5685 family protein, giving the protein MFGIIRPCAHSLPERLHGEWLGHLCGLCLALRDEHGQAARIVTNYDGLIISALTQAQLDTVHRRTAGPCPLRGMRTAAVANGAGARLAATVSLVLASAKLSDHAADGDGLYARRPVAAGARLVARRWAARARRSGLDLGIDTSVLLAAIDGQREIERGITRGASLLTVTEPTELATAAAFAHTAVLAGRPGNAEPLAEAGRFFGRIAHLLDAVEDLAADRASGAWNPLAATGATYAQAGVLARDAAAGIRLALDEVAFTDAKLVHRLLVNEVEHAIERAFIQADPDYHPPVIQPGKKAPRPPGSSSWCWPHVESPPRTRGPLTGCALASWMCCTCQVCCRDPYPGPWSGRARDGWCTNCDCGSGCDCGDCCRCGRCCKSCDCDCCGCDC; this is encoded by the coding sequence GTGTTCGGCATCATCCGACCCTGCGCGCACAGCCTGCCCGAGCGGCTGCACGGTGAGTGGCTCGGCCACCTGTGCGGCCTCTGCCTGGCCCTGCGCGACGAGCACGGGCAGGCGGCCCGGATCGTCACCAACTACGACGGCCTGATCATCTCGGCGCTGACCCAGGCGCAGCTCGACACGGTGCACCGGCGCACCGCCGGGCCGTGCCCGCTGCGGGGCATGCGCACCGCCGCGGTCGCGAACGGCGCGGGCGCCCGGCTGGCCGCCACGGTCTCGCTGGTGCTGGCCTCGGCGAAGCTGTCCGACCACGCCGCCGACGGTGACGGCCTCTACGCGCGGCGCCCGGTCGCGGCGGGCGCCCGGCTGGTCGCCCGGCGCTGGGCGGCCCGCGCCCGCCGCTCCGGGCTCGACCTCGGCATCGACACGTCGGTGCTGTTGGCGGCGATCGACGGGCAGCGCGAGATCGAGCGGGGGATCACCCGCGGCGCGTCGCTGCTGACCGTCACCGAGCCCACCGAGCTGGCCACCGCGGCGGCGTTCGCGCACACCGCGGTGCTGGCCGGGCGGCCCGGCAACGCCGAGCCGCTGGCCGAGGCGGGCCGTTTCTTCGGCCGGATCGCGCACCTGCTCGACGCGGTCGAGGACCTGGCCGCCGACCGGGCCAGCGGCGCGTGGAACCCGCTCGCCGCCACCGGCGCGACGTACGCCCAGGCCGGCGTGCTCGCCCGGGATGCCGCGGCGGGCATCCGGCTGGCCCTGGACGAGGTCGCCTTCACCGACGCGAAGCTGGTGCACCGGCTGCTCGTGAACGAGGTCGAGCACGCCATCGAGCGCGCCTTCATCCAGGCCGACCCCGACTACCACCCGCCGGTGATCCAGCCGGGGAAGAAGGCGCCCCGCCCGCCGGGCAGCAGCTCTTGGTGCTGGCCACACGTGGAGAGCCCGCCGCGTACGCGCGGCCCGCTCACCGGCTGCGCGCTGGCCTCCTGGATGTGCTGCACCTGCCAGGTGTGCTGCCGCGACCCCTACCCCGGGCCGTGGAGCGGCCGGGCCCGCGACGGCTGGTGCACCAACTGCGACTGCGGCAGCGGCTGCGACTGCGGCGACTGCTGCCGGTGCGGCCGCTGCTGCAAGAGCTGCGACTGCGACTGCTGCGGCTGCGACTGCTGA
- a CDS encoding co-chaperone GroES: MTLNASTAETGLPIRLLHDRVLVKQEASEGERRSSAGLVIPATASVGTRLSWATAVGIGPNVRAIQVGDRVLFDPDERSEVELHGESYVLLRERDVHAVAASRVEPDATGLYL; this comes from the coding sequence GTGACACTCAACGCATCCACCGCCGAGACGGGGCTGCCCATCCGCCTGCTGCACGACCGGGTGCTGGTGAAACAGGAGGCGAGCGAGGGCGAGCGGCGCTCCTCGGCGGGCCTGGTCATCCCGGCCACCGCGTCGGTGGGCACCCGGCTGTCCTGGGCCACCGCCGTCGGCATCGGGCCGAACGTGCGCGCCATCCAGGTCGGCGACCGGGTGCTGTTCGACCCGGACGAGCGCTCCGAGGTGGAGCTGCACGGCGAGTCGTACGTGCTGCTGCGCGAGCGCGACGTGCACGCCGTGGCCGCGTCCCGGGTGGAGCCGGACGCCACCGGTCTCTATCTCTGA
- a CDS encoding AI-2E family transporter produces MSGWSQATNVMGSSVPGRAPVGRLDNFKANVRRAYEASRASARARREQEERERREADLPLPEPVAPEQVHQSTSSRDDADVPYGLRIGAAWAWRVIVLGIALIYLLRFLGMVSIVIVPVLIALLLTALLAPAVRWLTRIHVHRSLATAIVVVAGLGAVAGTLTVVINQFVKGLPELTENAAQGIQQIQTWLKNGPLHLTDRQMDSAIKEVTDTINANKDTLTTGAITTATTVFEVLSGLFLVIFALFFFLRDGRIIWRFLLRLVPAPAREPLDRAGVASWGSLGAYVRATVLVAFIDAVGIGIALAVLKVPFALPLAALVFLGAFIPIVGATLSGAVAVLVALVTNDPLTALLVLAAVILVQQVEGHLLQPLIMGRAVAIHPLAVIVGIAAGVVLAGIVGALIAVPLIAVLNTAVRSLAGRPQPEPDSVIVQAPPAPAA; encoded by the coding sequence ATGTCTGGGTGGTCGCAGGCGACTAACGTGATGGGGTCGTCTGTCCCCGGGAGGGCACCAGTGGGCCGGTTGGATAACTTCAAGGCGAACGTGCGGCGAGCCTACGAGGCGAGCCGCGCCAGTGCGCGCGCCCGGCGGGAGCAGGAGGAGCGCGAACGCCGCGAAGCCGACCTGCCGCTGCCGGAGCCGGTCGCGCCGGAGCAGGTGCACCAATCCACGAGCAGCCGCGACGACGCCGACGTGCCGTACGGGCTGCGCATCGGCGCGGCCTGGGCGTGGCGCGTCATCGTGCTCGGCATCGCGCTGATCTACCTGCTGCGGTTCCTCGGCATGGTCAGCATCGTGATCGTGCCGGTGCTGATCGCGCTGCTGCTGACCGCGCTGCTCGCGCCGGCGGTGCGCTGGCTGACCCGCATCCACGTGCACCGCTCGCTGGCCACCGCGATCGTGGTGGTGGCCGGTCTGGGCGCCGTGGCCGGCACGCTGACCGTGGTCATCAACCAGTTCGTCAAAGGCCTGCCCGAGCTGACCGAGAACGCCGCCCAGGGCATCCAGCAGATCCAGACCTGGCTCAAGAACGGGCCGCTGCACCTGACCGACCGCCAGATGGACAGCGCGATCAAGGAGGTCACCGACACCATCAACGCCAACAAGGACACCCTGACCACCGGCGCGATCACCACCGCGACGACCGTGTTCGAGGTGCTCAGCGGCCTGTTCCTGGTGATCTTCGCGCTGTTCTTCTTCCTGCGCGACGGCCGGATCATCTGGCGCTTCCTGCTGCGCCTGGTACCGGCGCCGGCCCGCGAGCCGCTGGACCGGGCCGGGGTCGCGTCGTGGGGGTCGCTGGGCGCGTACGTGCGGGCCACCGTGCTGGTCGCGTTCATCGACGCGGTCGGCATCGGCATCGCGCTGGCGGTGCTGAAGGTGCCGTTCGCGCTGCCGCTGGCCGCGCTCGTGTTCCTCGGCGCGTTCATCCCGATCGTCGGTGCCACCCTGTCCGGCGCGGTCGCCGTGCTGGTCGCCCTGGTCACCAACGACCCCCTGACGGCGCTGCTGGTGCTGGCCGCGGTGATCCTCGTGCAGCAGGTCGAGGGTCACCTGCTGCAGCCGCTGATCATGGGCCGCGCGGTGGCGATCCACCCGCTGGCCGTGATCGTCGGCATCGCCGCGGGCGTGGTGCTGGCCGGCATCGTCGGCGCGCTGATCGCGGTGCCGCTGATCGCGGTGCTCAACACCGCGGTGCGCAGCCTGGCGGGCCGTCCCCAGCCCGAGCCCGACTCGGTGATCGTCCAGGCCCCGCCCGCCCCGGCCGCCTGA
- a CDS encoding PrsW family intramembrane metalloprotease — protein MSDLPTPGTPHPAYQQNPYPAPPPGLEPVLRPRGVRRWLPLAAAIVVVGGSALGMLGYLGWNLGPQAFTIGLITAFLPVPVLISVFLWLDRYEPEPPKLLVGCFLWGAFPATGLALLVNSFASGRFGLIELPDAVVATVVAPFIEEIGKALGPLLILWFRRREISGITDGIVYCGLSGVGFAMVENILYLGGHGYYAGNEQWGPYSGAQLVFGMFLGRILISGFAHPLFTSMTGVGIGIAARSANGWVRWCAPLGGLFLAMMLHGAWNLMATLSAEISPFFFLYGYIAVMVPVFLTMIGIALWVRAREGRLSLKVLPAYAAAGWLTPPEVAALGTLARRHAARVWAKRVAGDAGRKAMRDFQYAATRLALVRDGMNRGLDEFPEQHARSAGEERALLGAITAARAVFVGRDPQTPRAFFDGASYRMAFPDGVTRSVPAPAEPVVPVPIVLPAAPAYPAYPAAAAAYPGAPGHPAAAGYPAAPPQPYPPRQY, from the coding sequence ATGTCCGACCTCCCGACTCCTGGGACCCCGCACCCGGCGTACCAGCAGAATCCCTACCCGGCACCGCCCCCGGGCCTGGAGCCGGTGCTGCGGCCGCGCGGGGTGCGCCGATGGCTGCCCCTGGCCGCCGCGATCGTCGTGGTCGGCGGCTCGGCCCTGGGCATGCTCGGCTATCTGGGCTGGAATCTCGGGCCGCAGGCGTTCACCATCGGCCTGATCACGGCCTTCCTGCCGGTGCCGGTGCTGATCTCGGTGTTCCTCTGGCTCGACCGCTACGAGCCCGAGCCGCCGAAGCTGCTGGTCGGCTGCTTCCTGTGGGGCGCGTTCCCGGCCACCGGCCTGGCGCTGCTGGTGAACTCGTTCGCCTCCGGCCGGTTCGGGCTGATCGAGCTGCCCGACGCGGTGGTGGCCACGGTGGTCGCGCCGTTCATCGAGGAGATCGGCAAGGCGCTCGGGCCGCTGCTCATCCTGTGGTTCCGCCGCCGGGAGATCTCCGGCATCACCGACGGCATCGTCTACTGCGGCCTGTCGGGGGTCGGCTTCGCGATGGTGGAGAACATCCTCTACCTGGGCGGGCACGGCTACTACGCGGGCAACGAGCAGTGGGGGCCGTACTCGGGCGCCCAGCTCGTCTTCGGCATGTTCCTCGGCCGCATCCTGATCTCCGGCTTCGCCCACCCGCTCTTCACCTCGATGACCGGCGTGGGCATCGGCATCGCCGCGCGCTCGGCCAACGGCTGGGTGCGCTGGTGCGCGCCGCTGGGCGGGCTGTTCCTGGCGATGATGCTGCACGGCGCGTGGAACCTGATGGCCACCCTGTCCGCCGAGATCAGCCCGTTCTTCTTCCTGTACGGCTACATCGCGGTCATGGTGCCGGTGTTCCTGACGATGATCGGCATCGCGCTGTGGGTGCGCGCCCGCGAGGGCCGGCTGTCGCTGAAGGTGCTGCCCGCGTACGCCGCGGCCGGCTGGCTCACCCCGCCCGAGGTGGCCGCACTGGGCACGCTGGCCCGGCGGCACGCGGCCCGGGTCTGGGCCAAGCGCGTCGCGGGCGATGCGGGGCGCAAGGCGATGCGGGACTTCCAGTACGCCGCGACCCGGCTGGCGCTGGTGCGCGACGGCATGAACCGCGGCCTCGACGAGTTTCCCGAGCAGCACGCGCGCAGCGCGGGGGAGGAGCGGGCGCTGCTCGGCGCGATCACCGCCGCGCGGGCGGTCTTCGTGGGCCGCGACCCGCAGACGCCGCGCGCGTTCTTCGACGGCGCGTCCTACCGGATGGCCTTCCCGGACGGGGTGACCCGGTCGGTGCCCGCGCCCGCCGAGCCGGTGGTGCCGGTCCCGATCGTGCTGCCCGCGGCCCCGGCCTATCCGGCCTACCCCGCGGCTGCTGCGGCGTACCCGGGTGCGCCCGGCCACCCGGCGGCTGCTGGCTACCCGGCCGCGCCGCCGCAGCCGTATCCGCCGCGCCAGTACTGA
- a CDS encoding aminotransferase class V-fold PLP-dependent enzyme: MTTVAQRPCSAVETAPVTPLQVSNADLTVLGVPGQINLDYAATAPCLKAAADAVTELLPWYGSVHRGAGALSQRCTLEYERARQTVGDFVGARDTDHVIFTRNTTDALNLLAHALPAGTRVLTFAGEHHANLLPWPGAVRLPVPDSPDEAVRYLAAALAELRRDDTEREILVAVTGASNVTGELWPIAQLALIAHRFRARIALDAAQLAPHVPVDLGALDVDYVALSGHKLYAPFGAGVLVGRGDWLDAAQPYLAGGGATSGVGDATHDVRWTDGPARHEAGTPNLLGAVALAAVCATLEAADRYALHEEEQRLLARLRAGLADLPDVAELRTFGPDAARIGVVSFAVRGRDSADIAQQLAREHHIGVRDGLFCAHPLARRLLSEASVRADWPTTPTTALRASIGLGTTDTDITTFLTALAAILR, from the coding sequence ATGACCACAGTCGCCCAGCGTCCCTGCAGTGCCGTCGAGACGGCCCCCGTCACCCCGCTCCAGGTCAGCAACGCAGACCTGACCGTGCTCGGCGTGCCCGGCCAGATCAACCTCGACTACGCCGCGACCGCGCCCTGCCTGAAGGCCGCCGCCGACGCGGTGACCGAGCTGCTTCCCTGGTACGGCTCGGTGCATCGCGGCGCGGGCGCGCTGTCGCAGCGCTGCACCCTGGAGTACGAGCGAGCCCGGCAGACCGTCGGCGACTTCGTCGGCGCCCGCGACACCGACCACGTGATCTTCACGCGCAACACCACCGACGCGCTCAACCTGCTGGCCCACGCGCTGCCCGCGGGCACCCGGGTGCTCACCTTCGCCGGCGAGCACCACGCCAACCTGCTGCCCTGGCCCGGCGCGGTGCGCCTGCCGGTGCCGGACTCCCCCGACGAGGCCGTGCGCTACCTCGCCGCCGCCCTGGCCGAGCTGCGCCGCGACGACACCGAGCGGGAGATCCTGGTCGCGGTCACCGGCGCCTCCAACGTCACCGGCGAGCTGTGGCCGATCGCGCAGCTCGCGCTGATCGCGCACCGGTTCCGGGCCCGCATCGCGCTCGACGCCGCGCAGCTCGCCCCGCACGTGCCGGTCGACCTGGGCGCGCTGGACGTGGACTACGTGGCGCTGTCCGGGCACAAGCTCTACGCCCCGTTCGGCGCGGGCGTGCTGGTGGGCCGGGGTGACTGGCTCGACGCGGCCCAGCCGTACCTGGCCGGCGGCGGAGCCACCAGCGGCGTCGGCGACGCCACCCACGACGTGCGGTGGACCGACGGGCCCGCCCGGCACGAGGCCGGCACGCCCAACCTGCTCGGCGCGGTCGCGCTGGCCGCGGTCTGCGCCACCCTGGAGGCCGCCGACCGCTACGCCCTGCACGAGGAGGAGCAGCGCCTGCTGGCCCGCCTGCGGGCCGGTCTCGCCGACCTGCCCGACGTCGCCGAGCTGCGCACCTTCGGCCCCGACGCCGCCCGCATCGGCGTGGTCTCCTTCGCGGTGCGCGGCCGCGACTCCGCCGACATCGCCCAGCAGCTCGCCCGCGAGCACCACATCGGCGTACGCGACGGCCTCTTCTGCGCCCACCCCCTCGCCCGCCGCCTCCTCAGCGAAGCCTCCGTCCGCGCCGACTGGCCCACCACCCCCACCACCGCCCTCCGCGCCAGCATCGGCCTAGGCACCACCGACACCGACATCACCACCTTCCTCACCGCCCTGGCCGCCATCCTGCGTTGA
- a CDS encoding aromatic acid exporter family protein: MDAAELRRRTGVTLRDRVRRVRASAILTVQAAVAAGLAWYVSHDLLGHVQPFFAPIAAVVTLAISVGQRMRRAFEIVAGNAVGILLGELLILVIGRGAWQVSLVVLLAISLAIFIGGSASLVTQAASSGILVATLLPLSEDYYFSRFVDAVVGGGIALVVMALLLPLNPLTEVQRAVRPLFQALESGLNDAAEALAHGDAAAAQEALDHMREAESHLRAFGESLKAGKELATVAPLHWGKHGLLAAYVDAADHLARALRNSRVLVRRIVSMIRDGEPVPASLVEAVHALAQSVSSLDRELAAAADPEHSRDAAVRALRHARAAHEAGLAFSGEVVFAQLRSTATDLLRATGLPREDAERAVRRAGGRITPPR; encoded by the coding sequence ATGGACGCCGCTGAGCTGCGCCGACGGACGGGAGTGACGCTGCGCGACCGGGTACGCCGGGTGCGCGCCAGCGCGATCCTCACCGTGCAGGCAGCCGTCGCGGCGGGGCTGGCCTGGTACGTGTCGCACGACCTGCTCGGCCACGTCCAGCCGTTCTTCGCGCCGATCGCGGCGGTGGTGACGCTGGCGATCTCGGTCGGCCAGCGGATGCGCCGGGCGTTCGAGATCGTGGCCGGCAACGCGGTCGGCATCCTGCTCGGCGAGCTGCTGATCCTCGTCATCGGCCGGGGTGCCTGGCAGGTGTCGCTGGTGGTGCTGCTCGCGATCAGCCTGGCGATCTTCATCGGCGGCTCGGCGTCGCTGGTCACCCAGGCGGCGTCGTCGGGCATCCTGGTCGCCACGCTGCTGCCGCTGAGCGAGGACTACTACTTCAGCCGGTTCGTGGACGCGGTGGTCGGCGGCGGGATCGCCCTGGTGGTGATGGCGCTGCTGCTGCCGCTGAACCCGCTGACCGAGGTGCAGCGCGCGGTCCGGCCGCTGTTCCAGGCCCTGGAGTCGGGGCTGAACGACGCCGCCGAGGCGCTGGCGCACGGCGACGCCGCGGCGGCGCAGGAGGCACTGGACCACATGCGCGAGGCGGAGTCGCACCTGCGCGCCTTCGGCGAGTCACTGAAGGCGGGCAAGGAACTGGCCACCGTCGCGCCGCTGCACTGGGGCAAGCACGGTCTGCTGGCCGCGTACGTCGACGCGGCCGACCACCTGGCGCGGGCGCTGCGCAACAGCCGGGTGCTGGTGCGCCGCATCGTGTCGATGATCCGCGACGGCGAGCCGGTGCCCGCGTCCCTGGTGGAAGCGGTGCACGCGCTCGCCCAGTCCGTGTCGTCGCTGGACCGCGAGCTGGCCGCGGCCGCCGACCCCGAACACAGCCGGGACGCGGCGGTCCGCGCGCTGCGTCACGCCCGCGCCGCCCACGAGGCCGGTCTGGCCTTCTCCGGCGAGGTGGTCTTCGCCCAGCTCCGCTCCACCGCCACCGACCTCCTCCGCGCCACCGGCCTCCCCCGCGAGGACGCCGAACGCGCCGTCCGCCGCGCCGGCGGCCGCATCACCCCACCGCGCTGA
- a CDS encoding metal-dependent phosphohydrolase, protein MAYAAPPAGRMRQDLKVLTADRFVATARAAGAAAPDSVLADVGTELINRWSEPQRHYHTVDHLAFCLDRVETEPVVALAAWGHDAVYDPTAADNEERSAVLIGDLLTECAVPAATVAEVQRLVRLTAGHSVAPGDHHGALLADADLAILAAPWPDYVHYVAAVRAEYAHVPDDLWRIGRSTVLQSLLDLPALYHHTPALERAARTNLTRELDSLRTPG, encoded by the coding sequence GTGGCGTACGCCGCACCGCCGGCCGGGCGGATGCGCCAAGATTTGAAGGTGCTCACCGCCGACCGGTTCGTCGCCACCGCCAGGGCCGCGGGCGCGGCCGCCCCCGACAGCGTGCTGGCCGACGTCGGCACCGAGCTGATCAACCGCTGGTCGGAGCCGCAACGGCACTACCACACCGTCGACCACCTGGCCTTCTGCCTCGACCGGGTGGAGACCGAGCCGGTGGTGGCGCTCGCCGCCTGGGGCCACGACGCCGTCTACGACCCCACCGCCGCCGACAACGAGGAGCGCAGCGCCGTCCTCATCGGCGACCTCCTGACCGAATGCGCGGTCCCCGCGGCCACCGTCGCCGAAGTGCAGCGTCTGGTACGCCTGACCGCCGGCCACTCCGTCGCTCCCGGCGACCACCACGGCGCCCTGCTCGCCGACGCCGACCTGGCCATCCTCGCCGCCCCCTGGCCGGACTACGTCCACTACGTCGCCGCCGTCCGCGCCGAATACGCCCACGTCCCCGACGACCTGTGGCGCATCGGCCGCTCCACCGTCCTCCAGTCGCTGCTCGACCTGCCCGCCCTCTACCACCACACCCCCGCCCTGGAGCGCGCAGCCCGCACCAACCTCACCCGGGAACTCGACTCCCTGCGTACCCCCGGTTGA
- a CDS encoding DUF4031 domain-containing protein — protein MIYVDSPVWPAHGRLWAHLVSDTSLTELHIFAELLGSPRRAFDRDHYDIPSERVPVAVWLGAQPTTSRHIARLLRAAGLRRPKHLATPRPALPTALG, from the coding sequence GTGATCTATGTCGACAGCCCGGTCTGGCCCGCCCACGGCCGCCTGTGGGCCCACCTGGTCAGCGACACGTCACTCACTGAGCTGCACATCTTCGCCGAGCTGCTCGGCTCCCCCCGCCGGGCCTTCGACCGCGACCACTACGACATCCCCAGCGAGCGCGTCCCGGTGGCCGTCTGGCTCGGCGCCCAGCCGACCACCTCCCGCCACATCGCCCGCCTGCTCCGCGCCGCCGGCCTCCGCCGCCCCAAACACCTCGCCACCCCCCGCCCCGCCCTCCCCACCGCCCTCGGCTGA
- a CDS encoding FAD-binding oxidoreductase, producing the protein MTFLDELTAALGPDRVITDPDLLTSYRRDEADLCAAGTPLAVVRPEETAQVVAAVRIAARHGVPIVPQGARTGLAGGANAVDGCLVISMLAMNRIVDIDPANRIATVQPGVVNAVLARAVQAEGLRYPPDPGSWESSTIGGNVATNAGGMCCVKYGVTTEYVLGLEVVLADGRVLRTGRRTPKGVAGYDLTRLFVGSEGTLGLITEITVALRPAAEESLTMVAVFPTTASAGDAVNRIFAAKLAPSLLELLDRVHLEALEAYRPMGLDTTAAALLLAAVDTGARATTDLEALAEVARQAGASEVWQATDATEAAELLQARRLAHPAMEHLALSLYEHGGLIIDDIAVPRTRLAELLDDIVAIAAKHDVPVGVVGHAGDGNLHPNIVIDRADPASVAAGQRVFDEIMERGLALGGTCTGEHGVGLLKRDWLATELGEVGVDVQRAIKAALDPANLLNPGKVLHS; encoded by the coding sequence GTGACCTTCCTTGACGAGCTGACGGCCGCGCTCGGCCCGGACCGGGTGATCACCGACCCCGACCTGCTCACCTCGTACCGGCGCGACGAGGCGGATCTCTGCGCGGCGGGCACGCCGCTGGCCGTCGTACGCCCCGAGGAGACCGCCCAGGTCGTGGCCGCGGTGCGGATCGCGGCCCGGCACGGCGTGCCGATCGTGCCGCAGGGCGCGCGGACCGGACTGGCCGGCGGGGCGAACGCGGTCGACGGCTGCCTGGTGATCTCGATGCTGGCGATGAACCGGATCGTGGACATCGATCCCGCGAACCGGATCGCCACCGTGCAGCCGGGTGTGGTCAACGCGGTGCTGGCCCGCGCCGTGCAGGCCGAGGGTCTGCGCTACCCGCCGGACCCGGGCTCGTGGGAGTCGAGCACCATCGGCGGCAACGTGGCCACCAACGCGGGCGGCATGTGCTGCGTGAAGTACGGCGTGACCACCGAGTACGTGCTCGGCCTGGAGGTGGTGCTGGCCGACGGGCGGGTGCTGCGCACGGGGCGGCGCACCCCGAAGGGCGTCGCCGGATACGACCTGACCAGGCTGTTCGTCGGCTCCGAGGGCACCCTGGGCCTGATCACCGAGATCACCGTGGCGCTGCGGCCGGCGGCCGAGGAGTCGCTGACCATGGTCGCCGTCTTCCCCACCACGGCCTCCGCCGGGGACGCGGTGAACCGGATCTTCGCGGCGAAGCTGGCGCCGAGCCTGCTGGAGCTGCTCGACCGGGTGCACCTGGAAGCGCTGGAGGCATACCGGCCGATGGGCCTGGACACGACCGCAGCCGCGCTGCTGCTGGCCGCGGTGGACACCGGCGCGCGGGCCACGACCGACCTGGAGGCGCTCGCCGAGGTGGCGCGGCAGGCCGGGGCGAGCGAGGTGTGGCAGGCCACCGACGCGACGGAGGCCGCCGAGCTGCTCCAGGCGCGCCGGCTGGCCCACCCGGCGATGGAGCACCTGGCGCTGTCGCTGTACGAGCACGGCGGCCTGATCATCGACGACATCGCGGTGCCGCGTACCAGGCTGGCAGAGCTGCTGGACGACATCGTGGCGATCGCGGCGAAGCACGACGTGCCGGTGGGCGTGGTCGGTCACGCGGGCGACGGCAACCTGCACCCGAACATCGTGATCGACCGGGCCGACCCGGCCAGCGTGGCGGCGGGCCAGCGGGTCTTCGACGAGATCATGGAGCGCGGCCTGGCGCTGGGCGGCACCTGCACCGGCGAGCACGGCGTGGGCCTGCTCAAGCGCGACTGGCTGGCCACCGAGCTGGGCGAGGTCGGCGTCGACGTCCAGCGCGCCATCAAGGCGGCCCTCGACCCCGCCAACCTCCTCAACCCCGGCAAGGTGCTGCACTCCTGA
- a CDS encoding glycerol-3-phosphate dehydrogenase/oxidase, giving the protein MRDRSVSRFAAGALSPERRAADLRRLRDEEFDVLVVGGGVTGAGAALDAASRGLRVALIEASDLAAGTSSRSSKLIHGGLRYLEQLEFPLVHEALRERGLLATRLAPHLVRPVPFLVPLPPETPGLAGVAKRAWHRVYYGAGVALYDVFAGLVGGGRGMPLHRHLSRHGARRLFPSLRDEGLVGAIRYYDGQVDDARFVVTVARTAASLDAAVVTGVKAVGLLRQARQVTGVRVSDGTEEFDVRAKTVIAATGVWSDDVSSWLPDARVGFRVRASKGVHLVVPRSAITGEVGLILRTATSVLFVIPWGGHWIIGTTDTDWALDRAHPAATAKDIDYLLSHVNVVLDRPLTRDDIEGVYAGLRPLLSGESDSTSALSREHAVVEPLLGLLLVAGGKFTTYRVMAQDVVDKAVRRLGDVRHSGTAELPLLGADGYDAMWRDRADLARRHELSVGAVEHLLERYGTLTTELLALIDADRSLAEPLPGAPEHLSAEVVYAARNEGALHVVDVLARRTRISIETAHRGAQTARRTAELMAPVLGWDPATVAAETAAYLARVDAERESQRMADDAAANTTRLTAV; this is encoded by the coding sequence ATGCGTGACCGCAGCGTGTCCCGCTTCGCCGCGGGCGCTCTCTCTCCGGAGCGTCGTGCCGCCGACCTGCGCAGGCTCCGCGACGAAGAGTTCGATGTGCTGGTCGTCGGGGGTGGGGTGACCGGTGCGGGGGCCGCGCTGGACGCCGCCTCCCGCGGCCTGCGCGTGGCCCTGATCGAGGCGAGTGATCTCGCCGCCGGCACCTCCTCGCGCTCGTCCAAACTGATCCACGGCGGCCTGCGCTACCTGGAGCAGCTCGAATTCCCGCTGGTCCACGAGGCGTTGCGAGAGCGCGGCTTGCTGGCCACCCGGCTCGCGCCGCACCTGGTGCGCCCGGTGCCGTTCCTGGTGCCGCTGCCTCCCGAGACGCCCGGCCTGGCCGGGGTCGCCAAGCGGGCCTGGCACCGCGTCTACTACGGCGCGGGCGTGGCCCTGTACGACGTGTTCGCGGGCCTGGTCGGCGGCGGCCGCGGCATGCCGCTGCACCGGCACCTGAGCCGGCACGGCGCGCGGCGGCTGTTCCCGTCGCTGCGCGACGAGGGCCTGGTCGGCGCGATCCGTTACTACGACGGGCAGGTCGACGACGCGCGGTTCGTGGTGACCGTGGCCCGGACCGCGGCCAGCCTCGACGCGGCCGTGGTGACCGGGGTGAAGGCCGTCGGCCTGCTGCGGCAGGCCCGCCAGGTGACCGGCGTGCGGGTCAGCGACGGCACCGAGGAGTTCGACGTACGCGCGAAGACCGTCATCGCGGCGACGGGGGTGTGGAGCGACGACGTGTCGTCGTGGCTGCCCGACGCGCGGGTCGGCTTCCGGGTGCGCGCCTCCAAGGGCGTGCACCTGGTCGTGCCCCGTTCCGCGATCACCGGCGAGGTCGGCCTGATCCTGCGTACGGCGACCAGCGTGCTGTTCGTCATCCCGTGGGGCGGGCACTGGATCATCGGCACCACCGACACCGACTGGGCGCTGGACCGGGCGCACCCGGCCGCGACCGCCAAGGACATCGACTACCTGCTGTCCCATGTGAACGTCGTGCTCGACCGGCCGCTGACCCGCGACGACATCGAGGGGGTGTACGCCGGGCTGCGCCCGCTGCTGTCCGGCGAGTCCGACTCCACCTCGGCCCTGTCCCGCGAGCACGCCGTGGTCGAGCCGCTGCTCGGCCTGCTGCTGGTGGCGGGCGGCAAGTTCACCACGTACCGGGTGATGGCGCAGGACGTCGTCGACAAGGCGGTGCGGCGGCTCGGCGACGTGCGGCACAGCGGCACCGCGGAGCTGCCCCTGCTCGGCGCCGACGGCTACGACGCCATGTGGCGCGACCGCGCCGACCTGGCCCGGCGGCACGAGCTGAGCGTCGGCGCGGTGGAGCACCTGCTGGAGCGCTACGGCACGCTCACCACCGAGCTGCTCGCGCTGATCGACGCCGACCGCTCGCTGGCCGAGCCGCTGCCCGGCGCGCCCGAGCACCTGTCCGCCGAGGTCGTGTACGCCGCCCGCAACGAAGGGGCGCTGCACGTCGTGGACGTGCTGGCCCGGCGTACCCGCATCTCCATCGAAACCGCCCACCGCGGCGCCCAGACCGCCCGCCGCACCGCCGAGCTGATGGCCCCCGTCCTGGGCTGGGACCCCGCCACCGTCGCCGCCGAAACGGCCGCCTACCTGGCCCGCGTCGACGCCGAACGCGAATCCCAGCGCATGGCCGACGACGCCGCCGCCAACACCACCCGCCTCACCGCCGTCTAG